Sequence from the Rhea pennata isolate bPtePen1 chromosome 16, bPtePen1.pri, whole genome shotgun sequence genome:
GAGCGGCGCCCTTACCCTGGGCAGCCGCGGGAGCCTGGTGGAGGCAGCACCGGGGCCCCAGCGATGGACAGCGCCGGGCAGGAGCCTCGTTCTTGGCAGCCCCGAACTGGTGAAAGAGGTGAGAGCTGCGTGGTTAATACAGGGCAGTGGGTCACAGAAGAGCTGGGGAATGATGTGCTACAGTGTGACTCATTCTTTCCTCACTTGGGTACATGCAGTAATAATTACCTCTGAAGTATAAATTCTTGCATTTCCTTATTTGCCCCCTCCAGGTTCTGGTTGGGGCCTTTAGAGTGATGATGCATTGCAACAATCTCTTTGCTAATTTATTCTGCTAGTGTCCAATGCTGCTCTGAGTATCCAGTTGAGGGCTTGATAAAGACTATATAGTGTATGCCTTCTGATACTGTAAGGGGTCTGGCATTGTCCAGAAGGTCTGTGTTTTACCTGTGCTACTTGAAGAAAGTCTGAGCCAGCAGCTGCTACTTTTTGATTACTTGAAGGATAGCTAATTCTGGAGGAAATCTTGCCCAGTGTAGGAAAATTCTCTGGTCTTctttaattctgctttctggCCTGTGAAAAAGGTGTTATTTTCTTAGTGTCATCAAGACTTAACAGCATAAGGGAACTCTAGACATGGCCTCCCCTCCTTGGTCAGAAAGAGTACCAAGGAAACACCAATATAAAGGCCTGgggaaataatatttatttttttcctcctcctctttttggttttctttttggttttctaTGATGCAAGATGTCAAAAATATGCTGACTGCTAGGCCAAAACACTTAGCTCTTATATTGAGAGGTAAGTTAATATTGTTCACTGTAATTAAGTAGTATCTCCATATCTTTTCTTTGTAGGGCGTGCTGATCATCGCTTTACGCAAACTGGCAGGAATCAAGTAAATAATGGGTCAGGCCATGCTCACAGGAGAATAGCTCAGGCTGGGGAAAACCCCCATGCAGATAACTACCCTTTTCTACCTGGGCAAGGAGAGGAGAGCTTTGGTGGTACAGGACGGTTCTTCAGTCACGGAAGAAGAAACCAAGGTGGACAGGCCAACAGTGGATCCACAGGACATTGGAATGAACAGGAGAatgagggaaggggaaggaagcaTCAAGGTGGACAAGCACATGAGAGAGCCAGAGGGCCCTGGAATGAGCAAGTAAATGAAGGTAGAGTGAAGAGGTATCTGGCCGGACAAGCATTTGAGAGAGCCAGAGGATCCTGGAACGAGCAAGTAAATGAAGGTAGAGTGAAGAGGTATCTGGCTGGACAAGCACATGAGAGACCCAGAGGGCCCTGGAACAAGCAAGAAAATGAGGATAGGCAAAGGAAGCATCAGAGTGGACAAGCCCGTGATGGAGCTAGAGGGCTGAGGAATGGGCAGGAAAACGAAGGTAGAGGAAGGAGGATGCAACCTGGAGAGAATCCTCATTTCTACCAGAACCCTACCCCAGGTGGTGCCCAGCTTGGTGAGCAGCCTCAGCAAACCAAAAGGATTGGCTACAAATTTCTAGAAAGTCTCCTCCAGAAAGACCCTTCTGAAGTTGTCATCACACTTGCTTCCAGTCTGGGTCTGAAGGAACTTCTTTCCCAAACATCTATGAAACCTACTTTTCTTCAGCTCATCTGTCAGGTACTTCGAAAAGCATGCAGTTCCCGAATGGATCGTCAAAGTGTCCAGCAGCTTCTTGGAGTGGTGAAAGAGTCCAACTTTCTCAAGGTCTGTTTGCCACAGTATGTGTCTGACATGACAACTGAGGCAGTCCCTGCTGTACGACATCAATACCCTGAGCATATTGGTAACATCATCTCACTTCTTCAGGACTTGATCAGCATTTTCCCAGCCAGCTCTGTACAGAAAATCTCTGTTCTCTTGACAGTCTTGCCAGCATCCATAAATGCCCTGCGAGCTTCTGGTGTGGACATCacagaagaaatggagaagaatCTAAACAAAGTCCAGATGCTTGTGCAGTACCTGCAGGAGAAGAGACGTGAAGGCACATTGAGGGCAGACAACTATACCCTTATGCAGCCTCAGGCTGATGGTCAGGAAGAAACCTATCGTACAATGACCATTTATCCAACATATAATGAGCTGCATCATGATGAGAAACCCTTTTTACGCCCCAATATTGTTTCTGGAAGATATGAGAGCACCAGCATTTATCTTGATACTCATTTCCGGCTTCTGAGAGAAGACTTTGTAAGGCCTTTAAGGGAAGGTATCCTGGAGCTTTTGCAGAGCTTTGAGGACAAGggtttgaggaagaaaaaatttgaTGACATCAGGATCTACTTTGACACACGTATTATTACCCCCCTCTGCTCCTCATCTGGTATTGTTTACAAGGTCCAGTTTGACATAAAGCCATTGAAGTTTGTACGATGGCAGAATTCCAAACGGTTGCTGTATGGATCCCTGGTCTGCATGTCCAAAGATCACTTTGAAACATGTCTGTTTGCTACTGTCTCAAATCGTGATAGTGCAGATTTGGCCCAGGGGATTGTGCAGCTATGTTTTAATGCACAAAGCCAGGCACTGTTGGCAGAGGTTCAGCCCTCAGACTCCTTCCTTATGGTAGAGACAACTGCCTACTTTGAAGCCTATCGGCATGTATTGGAAGGGTTACAGGAAATCCGTGAAGAAGATATTCCATTCCAGAAGTACATTGTGGAATGCGATGCATGTGTGAAGGAGCCAACATACCTGACGGTGAGCACTACCTACAACTTTGCACCTTTGATGGAAGACCCTCCAACAGATGAAGAGATGCACCCTGATGGCTTGAGAAGGCAGAATATCAACGTTCTAGATTCCAACCACTGGCCTTCCATGGAAACTTTGAGGTTAGATGAATCTCAGATGCAGGCACTGAGTCTTGCACTCACAAAGGAGCTGGCAATTATCCAAGGACCTCCTGGGACTGGtgagaaacatttgttttagaTCTCTTATCATTTAAGAAATTCTACTTGACTCCCCCAGTTATGAAGACTAACTCTGAGAAAGTCAGCTGTAGTGTCTCCAGACTTGTGCCTAGTGGATGCCTGAGCAGTCCAAATAGAGAGAGCTGTGGGAAAGAAGGTTAAAATATGTTCAAATACCCAAATATACCTCTAAGTCAGATATCACCAACCTAGTTGCTTGTAGACCCTGGGCCAGGTTTTGGGGTGAAAAAGTTTTCAACTGCCTTAGATACCATGGTATCTCCAGCTGAGCAACTGCTCTGTTAGTCTTTGTAGCATGTTAGAACATTGGGAGTGTTCAGCTCTGGTCTTCTAAGTCTGCAAAGCATTGCAATGGTGATTGCAGGCATGTGTAAATCCTCTCACAGTTGTGGGGAAGGTGGATGAATTTTAACTATTCTAAGTGGTACTTGAACTCAGCAAGTATTCACTGCTTTTACTCTTCTAGTATCTGAATGTTTTATGTACAGCTGACTCTCAAACAGGGAGCCAGCATCTAACCCTAGTTTATTAACCAAAAGGCAGCATTTTTACTGAACACAACTTGCTCAGTTACAGCCCAGAAAGGATAGCAGCAGTTACATGCTACTTTGTTTACGTATTGTAACCTAGCTACCTCCGGGATAAGATCTTGGCACAGGTGAGATTTGCAAGGAAGCTTTGTATCTTGTTTTGATTCCTATGTTTCAAGGCACCCTGTAGAGGGTGGATTATCCTTTTCTGATTCTGAGCTTGTTTCGCAGGGAAGACCTATGTGGGTTTGAAGATTGTTCAGGCTCTCTTGACTAATGAGCATGTGTGGCAAAGCACTGTCCAGAAATCTCCCATCCTTGTAGTATGTTACACTAACCATGCACTGGATCAGTTCTTAGAAGGTAAGAGTGtctgatgggggggggggggagacacaGAAATTATTGTATTTGCTCTTTGTTCTAACTGTCCCACTTCTGAGCATGACAGTTTGCCCTTATGGCTTTTACTACTGACTCCATCCTCACTGTCGCACAATAAGAAAGCTTCTGTCAGATCAATCCTGTTTAGAGTTTGTAGTCAAATGCTATTCTCCCTACCCCTTGACCCACTCTAGAAAACAGAGTTTGGTTCTTCAGCACTAATATTTCTGTTTGATTCCAGGAATATACACATTCCAAAAAAATGGGATGGTGCGTGTTgggggaagaagcagcagcGAGGTCCTGAAACAATTCACCTTGAGGGAGCTGAGGAAGAAGTGTGAATTCCGACGCAACTTGCCACTGCATCTTCGCAGGGCCTATGTGAATGTACGTGCAGTTTGCCAGAGACCACAGGGAACTGGGTTGCCTGTGCATTGGAGTGGCTGATTAAACTTCCTCCTCCAGACATGCTCTTTCACCTTGTCTTACACTGAAATCAACCTCTTAACCCTTCTGTCCTTGTTTCTTGTCCTGCTGTTTCTGAACTTTGTTCATCTGAGTGTGATGATGCCTGTCTTCTCTTTGTTACGAGTAGATATCCAGTCAGATGAAACTGGCTGAGCAGAAGCTCCACGAAGGAGCAAAGCACTTAGAGTGCACTACATATGGAGTGCTGCATGAGCGCCACTTGGAAGCATGCATTGCCCCCCAGCACTGGGACAGTCTGATGAACAGTCTGGTAAGAAAGGTCTCCTCCTTCTGAGTCAAGTAGTCCCAGTGTCTGTTTGCTGTAATCCTATGCCATTCTTGCAGATCAGACTGAGGTTCCCAAGTacactttcttcagctttgctcAGCTACTAGGAAAGAGAGGGAGTGAATGGCAAGCCATGCCAATTAATTATAGTCtctaaaaggatttttttttttttgcagggcAGATGGAGGAGGGAGCAttgtttcttttggtttttggtCAGAGCtttaaattttgcttctttACACTGATAAAGATAATTTCAAATTAgtgcagtttaaaaatacaagagacTAAAAGAAAGCCCCTTAAATTGAAGGGAAAGGGGGATGCTGTTCCTGAAGATCTAAGCCTGCCCAGGCTTTCTAGCTCTGGATGTCATGCAGGGCACTTGTCCTAATTGTATGCTGCTGCAGATTGTTGCTTTGACATTATTCTAAGACTATGAACTGCAATAGGTCTGGCTGATTTATCTTCCTTTATGCTAGGATGAGGAAGAGTTTTACTGCAGTGGTTCACAACACTCAATGATTCTGGAGTGGCTGGGCCTTGGTGTAACTGTCTTCACCCAGAGTGCTGCAGAGAATGTAGGGGCTGAGAATCCAGGTAAGAAACTCATCCTCTATCTGCCCAAGCAATGCATGCATGCTAAAGAAAAGACACTGCTACTTAACAAATGCTGAAAGCTGCACGATACTGTAAGGTAGTGGAAAGAAGATTAACCTTAATTTCCACGTGGTGATCTGACTGCTGCATTGTGATTCTGCCAGActtggctgcagctgcctgcatGTAACTAGTGACTTTCACAGGTGGTcagcaggaaagagaagaggagcacgaagctgaagcagaagaggagctgctggaaaTCTCAGAGGAGGCTGACCTGATTCAAGCTGACAGAGTGATTGAGGATGAGGAGGCAGCAAAGCCTcgaagaaggaaggaagaagagcatAGGGCTGTTCATGAACTGGCCAGTGTGCTGCTGGCTATGAAACTGGAGAACCAGGAAGAAGGAACAGCTCAACCACAGCAGAAGGCTATGCAGTGGGAGGTAACAGTATGCAGTAGCATACCCTGGCTCTGCTTGAGTTTGGAAGGAATAACACGAGGATGCCAATATAGAAGGAACTTGGTGCTATAACTTGTTTGGGGCTTGGTTCTGTAGGTAACTGCtgctcagaagaagaaaatgaaacagaagatgaaGGTTGAGCTTCGTAAACTGAGTGCAATGACAGTGTTGGAGGCCAAGACTATTCAGGATGTGTGGCAACTTGACCTGAGCTCCCGCTGGAGGCTTTACAGGtaacaaaacagttttacaGAGTCTGTAAGGCAAATGTGTCCTAGGACTGTTTCAGTTTGCAATTTCCTGTCAATTTGAGGTGTTTCTACCCATATCTGCACGGTTCATTATTTGAACATGGTTCTCTCTGCAAGATATCTCACTTGTCCTATATTGGCAGGATAGTGCTGTCATCTCTGCTGTGTGGGTTGGGGATGGAGTATAGGTGGTCTTCCTGCCTTGCTTAGAAGGCGCACAGGAAGTTTTGAACTGACTCTGCTCAAAACTTGCAGATCAGTGCCCTGCTCCCCTTGTGTGTGTTAATGGTGCTTCCTTCTCAGGCACTGGCTGCAGATGTATCAGGGCTTTATTCGACGGAGGATTCTGCAGTATGAACAGCAGtaccaggcagcagcagagaggctggCAGAACTGAGGCTGCAGGAAGATCTCTGCATTCTCAAAGAGGCTCAAGTTGTGGGGATGACAACTACAGGTACATGGCAGTTGGGGAACAAACCAGTATCCTACTGTATCCAGCGATGGTAAAAAGGACCTTGTTGCCAAAGGATTAGTATCCAGCGCTGCTTAACAGCCTGGGCCAGACTCCACATTAATCTGTGCACCTAACGTTTCACTCCATTTGCAAGTGTGGCTATCGCAGACAAGCTGTCAGTGAGCTGCGTAAGCAGTTTCTGTTCTTGATTCACTGCTCGTGTCTAAGTTAAACACAGTTGATACCTGCACTGCTATCTCCACATCACCTTTTGGTGAATGCGGGTTGCATAAGTCTTGTAATCTGAAACCCAAAATTGTGTCTCCaaagattatttgttttttgatcAGTGTGTTGAACAGGTGTCCTCTGTTTGAAGAGAAGGTTAGGAAAAGGACAAGGCATAGGACTCCAGTCCCACATGCCTTCCTCAATACCTCTCCATATAGAAGCTGTTCTTGCTATTGCTCTGCTTCAAAGCCCAAAAGGATGAGACTTTGATTGTGGAATCTTGGGAAGACCCTTAGTCACTTTCAGGACATAATGTTGTGGAACTCCCCATCCTGAAAACTCTTACTAAGTCATTATGTTCTGCTAaagcttatcttttcttcttgctcaggTGCTGCCAAATACCGTCAGATCTTGCAAAAAGTGGCACCACGAATTGTAATTgtagaagaagcagcagaagtgcTGGAGGCTCACACCATTACTACTCTGAGTAAAGCTTGCCAGCATCTCATCCTCATTGGTGATCACCAGCAGGTAATGCCTGTGCCTTTTCACCAAACACCAAATGTGAAAGGTTGCCAAGCCTTAAAGCTTCCCAGTTTCCACAGATGTTGTTGGCCCTGTTTCCTATGGTTCTGAAGTAAAGCTCCTAATGAAAATTGTCTTGTAGTTTAACTATCACAAATGACATGTACTTGAATCCAGTTTAGCTGTGACTGTACCTAACCTTGACACTTAGCACTTCTCCAAAAAATCCagtctctgcctttcagctggGGACCAGGGTTGCAGGAAAAGGTGATGAGTGAAAGATCTTACTACTGCCTAGGAGAAGTGCTAAAAAGTGGGCTCCtatctcttctctttcagctgcAGCCTAGTGCCAATGTGTACGACCTGGCCAAGAACTTCAATCTGGAAGTTTCTCTCTTTGAACGGCTGGTGAAAGTCAATTTTCCCTTTGTCCGCCTGAAATACCAGGTGAGGAGCAGCTCTTGAACATTCTTATTGCATTTACCATTTTACTTGCTTTAAATTTATAATATGTCTAAATTCATATTTCTGCTCACAGAGCAGcctaaaagaaaaggatgtgcTATTCAATCCTGAGAAGAGTGGTAGGAGCTTTCAGACTGCCATAAATGATATAGTGGTCTTTGAGGCATTTTATCCTAGcagttttctatttaaaattctcTAGAAGAGATCATGTAGTGGTTAGAGTAAGGTGCAGGTTTTTGTTATCTAGAACCCTGTTCTCCTTAGATTTGTGCTGAGAGCACCATGCTTACAGCAACAGCCTTGCCAAATGATTTTCATGAAGGTACTTTTGTAAAAACTCACCTAGTTGGTGGGTGGGTTGCCATCTTCATTCTTACTGCAGTCACCCTTGTCTTGTATTTGGCCAGTGTATTTACAGTGAAACAACAGATTCTTGGCAGGGAAATATGGTGCTTCTTCCTCAAGACTGTTACAGAGCTGCTTTGTGTTTCAGCACCGCATGCGTCCTGAAATTGCCCAGCTTCTCAGTCCCCATATATACCAGGAACTGGAAAACCATCCATCTGTCCTGAAATATGAAAACGTAAAAGTGAGTTTTCATCAGTCTAAGCACTTCCTCTTGTCCTCTGTTACTGGCTAAAACAAGTTTCTGTAGAATAATATTTAAGGATTTTAACTTAGATCAAGTTCAGCTAATGAAACTGCTACTTAAATCAAGGAAACAAGGCATACAGAATTAGGCAAATAACTTGTAACTTTGTCCGTTATTAATGATTGTGAGCATTGTAAATGGATCCAGTATTGATGACTTCAAAAGAACAGtcaaaaaaggaagaggggCTAACATAATTGTGTGTGATTGAAAAGTAGGAAGAAATCTTAAATGAGACTTAAAGTATAATTTGTGAAACTCCCTCATAAGATAAGTAACTTCTTATTTGGGTTCTTTGTTTTGGCACCTTTACCTGTACACACAATCTGTAAACAGGATCTAGGCATCTTAAAAGTATAAATCAATCATCGTTGGCTAGTGTGTACAGCCAACAGCTAGGATTTAATGATTTATTAAGCAGGACATTGGTACGCTTGCCTCACCATAAGATACCTGAAGTGTCTTTGTAAGTCAGCCAGGCCTCATTCAGAATAAGAACGGTcagcctctgctgcttctttaaTATTGCTGAGTTTCCATCTTTCACTAAGTCCCTGTTTTCTGATACTTATTTCTCTGCCTCACCCCAGTTATGATTTTATACCTTTCCATGTTGGttcttattttatctttgaaCTAGTAACAATTGTATCTCTGTAATTTTACCTATCCTGTCTTGCATAGCCTTGTTCTGCAGGCTTTTACACAGCTCTCTGTCACAACTTAACAATTTCCTCAGAATTCTGAGCCAAGGTTACACAGCAATGCTGTGTCTGAGCTAGGTCTTGAATCTTTGGAACCCAAACAACTGGACACACTGTGACAAAGAATTAGAGGTGGTTACAGAGAGAGGATTATAGTAGCTTAGTCTACTTAGCTCTGTCCATCAGAAGACAGCACTCATTAGTTGAAAGCTCTTTAACTGGATGAGAAAGGTATACCAAAAACCACAGTAGAATGCTTAAGCCAGGCAGGAGAAAATTAATAGCGAGGATGATTATTTACTAGAATAACCTATTTGGGAAAGTTGCAGGTGTCCTCTTTGTATCTTCAAATACAGATGAAGTCTATGTAGAAGATGCCGTagttaaaaatagttatttagtcaggaaaaaaaggtacaaCTTTGGTCTCCTATGAGATAAGCTATTCTAGAGGATGTTATGGTCCTATCGGGCCTTAAAACAAACTTGAGATATCAAAAACCATGAAAATTTCATCATCTCATCTAGTTCAGCAACCAACAGAAGTGACCACAGAATTAAATTACACAGCAGTTATTGCAACTATGGACATGTTGGAAAACCAGAGATCTCCATGTGATCCATGGAAAgtgttctttctgaaaaaaaaaagcagtctctGCAATTTTGGTGTAACAGCCCAAGAATTTCCCATGGGTAGAATTCCAGCTAATAGGCAAAAAAATGAAGGCCCCCGTTAACCCAAGGCAAATGAAAGCTTTGAACAAGTGAGCAGACAACTCACTAAAATCCTGGAGTTGATGACTACTGAGTAACTGCTGGAAATGTCACTAATCAGCTCAAAGTCTCCTCTGATGAGAGGCATCTAGATGTCTAAGAGGCAATTACTCTAAGTATGCAGTAACCACATTGCAGTCCTCTCCTAAAGAATCTTCTTGGTAGGGGATAATCAGGGACATGGGAAGAGGTTGTAGGGAGAGAAGATACAATTCtacttctgatattttttccttttgttgcaGGGGGTCTTATCTAACCTCTTCTTTGTGGAGCATGACTTTCCTGAGCAAGAGATCCAGGAAGGGAAAAGCCACCAGAATCCACATGAGGCCCAGTTTGTAGTGGAATTGTGCAAGTATTTCTTGTGTCAGGATTATCTACCTTCTCAGATCACCATTCTCACTACCTATACTGGGCAGCTTTTCTGTCTGCGCAAGCTCATGCCAGCCAAGTCCTTTGCTGGTGTGAAAGTTCATGTTGTGGATAAATACCAGGGTGAAGAGAATGATATTATCCTCCTGTCGCTTGTGCGGAGCAACAAAGAGGAGAGATCAGGGTTCTTGCAGATCTCTAATCGGATATGTGTAGCATTGTCTAGAGCTAAGAAAGGGTTGTATTGTATTGGAAATATGAGAATGCTTGGCAAGGTTCCTCTCTGGAGCAAGATCATTCACACCCTCTGGGAGAAAGGCCACATTGGCCGCTCATTGATGCTTTGCTGCCAAAACCATCCTGAAACCAAGACGCTGGTATCTACTGCAGCAGACTTCAGCAAAGTCCCAGAAGGAGGCTGTAGTCGTCCCTGTGAATTTAGGTTGAGTTGTGGACATGTTTGCACAAGGGCATGCCACCCATATGACACTCAACACAAAGAGTATCAGTGCCTGAAGCCTTGTCAAAAGGTGCTTTGTACAGATGGGCATCGCTGTCCACAATTGTGTTATGAGCCCTGTGGACACTGCATGGTTAAAGTAGAGAAAACTATTTCTAAGTGTGGCCACCGACAGATGGTGCCATGCTCTATTCCAGAGACTGAGTTTTCTTGCCAAGAACCTTGTCAGAAAAAGTTGAACTGTGGGCACATGTGCAACAAATTCTGTGGGCAGGAATGCACTACAAGGTGTCCTGAGCTGGTTACAGTTGCACTGAAATGTGGTCACATCCAGAAAGTAAAGTGCTGGATCACTGAGGAGATGAAACATGGGATGTCTGTGGAATGTAAAACCAAGTGTTCTGCCACACTGCAGTGTGGGCATGTATGCCCAGGTTCCTGTCATACCTGCTTTGAAGGAAGATTTCATAAGCCATGTAACAGCCCATGCAAGCGCTTCTTAGTTTGTTCCCATAAGTGTCAGCAGCCTTGTACTACTGAATGCCCTCCATGTCAGCTGGACTGTCAGAACCACTGCATTCACAGCAGATGTAAAAAGAAATGCGGAGAGCGCTGTTTTCCATGTGCAGAGCCATGTGAGTGGCGATGTCAGCACTACCAGTGTACCAATCTTTGCTCTGAACCATGCAATAGGCCTCGTTGCAATGTACCATGTACTAAACTACTGCACTGTGGACACCCTTGTATTGGATTGTGTGGAGAGCCCTGCCCACAGAAGTGCCTTGTCTGCGATCGTGAAGAAGTCACCCAGATCTTTTTTGGCTTTGAGGAAGATCCAGATGCTCGATTTGTACAGCTTGAAGACTGTGGCCATGTCTTTGAGTCCCAAGGCCTTGATCATTATATggatgaagatgatgatgtCATCAAGCTGAAAGTGTGCCCAGTCTGTCAGACACCTGTTAGAAAGAATTTGAGATATGGCACCATTGTGCAAAGGCGGCTGGATGAGATAGagagagtgaaagagaaaatcCAAGGCCCAATACAGGAAATTGAATCTAGCAGACAAAGACTACAGGCTGCACTAGCAGAGAATGCTGTTCTGCAGAGGAATCTACCTCTTAAGTACCTTATGCTGGAAGATAAACTAAGAGCCTCTGCTCTGTCCACAAAGAGTATTGGACTAATTGAGAACCAGCTTAACTTTTATGAACGTCTAGCTGATCTGACCAATTCTATAAGCAAAACTGATGCGAGTGAGAGGAAAGGGCTGAGGAAGCGGCTGGATGAAGTCCAGGAGTGGCTGGATAAGCCACGCCTCAGTTTTACAGGGCAGGAGCTCTCTGATCTGCAGGCTGAGATCCAGAGACTGACCTACTTGTTGAGCCTCTTGACAAGGTGCAAAGGTGCAAGTGGGAGGATAACCCCAGCCCTTGCAGAA
This genomic interval carries:
- the ZNFX1 gene encoding NFX1-type zinc finger-containing protein 1, whose amino-acid sequence is MDSAGQEPRSWQPRTGERGRADHRFTQTGRNQVNNGSGHAHRRIAQAGENPHADNYPFLPGQGEESFGGTGRFFSHGRRNQGGQANSGSTGHWNEQENEGRGRKHQGGQAHERARGPWNEQVNEGRVKRYLAGQAFERARGSWNEQVNEGRVKRYLAGQAHERPRGPWNKQENEDRQRKHQSGQARDGARGLRNGQENEGRGRRMQPGENPHFYQNPTPGGAQLGEQPQQTKRIGYKFLESLLQKDPSEVVITLASSLGLKELLSQTSMKPTFLQLICQVLRKACSSRMDRQSVQQLLGVVKESNFLKVCLPQYVSDMTTEAVPAVRHQYPEHIGNIISLLQDLISIFPASSVQKISVLLTVLPASINALRASGVDITEEMEKNLNKVQMLVQYLQEKRREGTLRADNYTLMQPQADGQEETYRTMTIYPTYNELHHDEKPFLRPNIVSGRYESTSIYLDTHFRLLREDFVRPLREGILELLQSFEDKGLRKKKFDDIRIYFDTRIITPLCSSSGIVYKVQFDIKPLKFVRWQNSKRLLYGSLVCMSKDHFETCLFATVSNRDSADLAQGIVQLCFNAQSQALLAEVQPSDSFLMVETTAYFEAYRHVLEGLQEIREEDIPFQKYIVECDACVKEPTYLTVSTTYNFAPLMEDPPTDEEMHPDGLRRQNINVLDSNHWPSMETLRLDESQMQALSLALTKELAIIQGPPGTGKTYVGLKIVQALLTNEHVWQSTVQKSPILVVCYTNHALDQFLEGIYTFQKNGMVRVGGRSSSEVLKQFTLRELRKKCEFRRNLPLHLRRAYVNISSQMKLAEQKLHEGAKHLECTTYGVLHERHLEACIAPQHWDSLMNSLDEEEFYCSGSQHSMILEWLGLGVTVFTQSAAENVGAENPGGQQEREEEHEAEAEEELLEISEEADLIQADRVIEDEEAAKPRRRKEEEHRAVHELASVLLAMKLENQEEGTAQPQQKAMQWEVTAAQKKKMKQKMKVELRKLSAMTVLEAKTIQDVWQLDLSSRWRLYRHWLQMYQGFIRRRILQYEQQYQAAAERLAELRLQEDLCILKEAQVVGMTTTGAAKYRQILQKVAPRIVIVEEAAEVLEAHTITTLSKACQHLILIGDHQQLQPSANVYDLAKNFNLEVSLFERLVKVNFPFVRLKYQHRMRPEIAQLLSPHIYQELENHPSVLKYENVKGVLSNLFFVEHDFPEQEIQEGKSHQNPHEAQFVVELCKYFLCQDYLPSQITILTTYTGQLFCLRKLMPAKSFAGVKVHVVDKYQGEENDIILLSLVRSNKEERSGFLQISNRICVALSRAKKGLYCIGNMRMLGKVPLWSKIIHTLWEKGHIGRSLMLCCQNHPETKTLVSTAADFSKVPEGGCSRPCEFRLSCGHVCTRACHPYDTQHKEYQCLKPCQKVLCTDGHRCPQLCYEPCGHCMVKVEKTISKCGHRQMVPCSIPETEFSCQEPCQKKLNCGHMCNKFCGQECTTRCPELVTVALKCGHIQKVKCWITEEMKHGMSVECKTKCSATLQCGHVCPGSCHTCFEGRFHKPCNSPCKRFLVCSHKCQQPCTTECPPCQLDCQNHCIHSRCKKKCGERCFPCAEPCEWRCQHYQCTNLCSEPCNRPRCNVPCTKLLHCGHPCIGLCGEPCPQKCLVCDREEVTQIFFGFEEDPDARFVQLEDCGHVFESQGLDHYMDEDDDVIKLKVCPVCQTPVRKNLRYGTIVQRRLDEIERVKEKIQGPIQEIESSRQRLQAALAENAVLQRNLPLKYLMLEDKLRASALSTKSIGLIENQLNFYERLADLTNSISKTDASERKGLRKRLDEVQEWLDKPRLSFTGQELSDLQAEIQRLTYLLSLLTRCKGASGRITPALAEEIAGVREILEGTKKFTDEDEAVVKTKLERLCRALPVSGLGISEAERVQIVSAIGYPRGHWFKCKNGHIYVIGDCGGAMERSKCPECHADIGGTNHALDSTNSLAPEMDGATHPAWSETANNLLNFEELRRLL